ACAAGAATAAAAGATTTAAGCGAAGAAGAAGTAAACAAACTTCGTTCATTGATAGATGAAAAAGTTACTGTTGAAGGTGACTTAAGAAGAGAAGTTTCACTTAATATAAAAAGACTAATGGAAATTGGTACTTACAGAGGGTTAAGACATCGTAGAGGATTGCCAGTTAGAGGTCAAAAGAGCAAAACTAATGCCAGAACAAGAAAAGGCCCTAAGAAAACTGTAAGTAGAAAAAGCAAATAATAGATAGATATTATTCTCACAAACTAAGGAGGATTTAGAATTGGCTGCAAAGAAAGTAGTTAGAAGAGGAAAGAAAAAAGTTAAGAAGAATATTGAAAAAGGACAAGCGCATATCCGCTCTACTTTTAACAATACAATAGTTACTTTAACTGACGTTGCAGGTAATGCTTTGGCATGGTCAAGTGCCGGAGAATTAGGCTTCAAAGGTTCAAGAAAAAGTACTCCATATGCTGCACAATCAGCTGCAACAGAAGCTGCTAAAAGAGCTATGGAACATGGTTTAAAAACAATTGATGTATTCGTAAAAGGACCTGGTTCAGGAAGAGAAGCTGCTATCAGAGCACTTCAAGCTGCCGGACTTAACGTTATTTCAATAAAAGACGTTACTCCTATACCACACAATGGTTGTAGACCACCAAAACGCAGAAGAGTTTAATTTAAAAATATAAATTAATATAAACAATTAAGATAATATTTAATTGGAGGTAAAAAATTAATGGCAAGATATACTGAAGCGTCATGTAGACTTTGTAGAAGAGAAAATGAAAAACTTTTCTTAAAAGGATCTAGATGTTACTCAGATAAATGTGCTTTTAATAGAAGACCGACTGCTCCAGGACAACATGGCAGCAAAGGCTCAAAAATGAGTGAATACGGTGTTCAATTAAGAGAAAAGCAAAAAGTAAAAAGAATTTATGGTGTTTTAGAAAAACAATTTAGATTATATTTTGATAAAGCAGAAAGAAAACCTGGTGCAGCTGGTGAAAACTTAATTTCACTATTAGAATCTCGTTTAGATAACGTTGTTTACAGAATGGGATTTGCTTCATCTAGAAAAGAAGCTAGACAATTAGTTAGACATAACCACTTTTTAGTAGATGGTAAAAAAGTTAATATTCCATCTTTCAGTGTAAAAGAAGGTCAAGTGATTAAAGTAAAAGATGATTCTAGAAAATCAAGCAAATTTAAAGAAATCGCAGAAATGAATGAAACAAAAGTTCCAGCAGCATATACACAAGTCGATATGGAAAAAATGGAAGGTAAAATGATTGCCGCTCCTACAAAAGCAGATATCGAAATTCCTATTGAAGACCATCTAATTGTCGAATTATATTCTAAATAAGAATATATGTTTTATACATTATTGGTTAGATTTATGGAATTGGGAGGTTTTATTATATGTTAGAATTTCAAAAACCTAATATTGAGATTGCAGAGATTAGTGCAGATAGAACTTATGGAAAATTTGTTGTAGAACCCCTTGAAAGAGGATATGGAACTACTATCGGTAATTCTCTAAGAAGAATTATGTTATCATCTCTTCCTGGCGCTGCTGTAACTAACGTTAAGATTGAAAATGTATTACACGAATTTGCTACCATTGACGGTGTTGCGGAAGATGTATTACAAATTATATTGAATTTAAAAGATTTATCTGTAAAGTTACATTCTGACGGACCTGTGGATGTACACATACATTCAGAAGGCGAAGGAGAAGTAACCGCAGGTGATATTATCTGCGACAGTGATGTTGAGATTGTGAATCCTGATTTGCATATCGCATCTCTTATGGCTGATGCTGTTCTTGATATGACTATCACTATTGATGGCGGAACAGGATATGTTCCTAGTGAAAAGAACAAAAAAGAAGATATGCCTATAGGTACACTTCCTGTAGACAGTATTTTTACACCTGTAAAGAAAGCTAATTTTGCAGTTGAAAATACTAGAGTGGGAAATGTAACAGATTATGACAAACTTACTATTGAAGTTTGGACTGACGGAACAATTTCTCCTGAAGAAGCGGTTTCTCTTGCAGCTAAAGTAATTAACGATCATCTTCAATTATTTATTGATATGAATGCTAATTTACCAAACGCAAGTTTAATGGTTGAAAGAGAAGAAAACGAAAAAGAAAAAGTTTTAGAAATGTCAATTGACGAATTAGAACTTTCTGTTCGTTCCAGCAACTGCTTGAAGAGAACAAGCATTAATACTGTTGAAGAATTAATTTCAAGAAGTGAAGAAGACATGTCTAAGGTAAGAAATCTCGGTAAGAAATCTTTAAATGAAATAAAGAAAAAACTTGCTGAAATCGGATTATCTTTTAGACAAGGCGATGAATAATAAACACACTAATAAAGGAGGTTTATGATGGCAGGATATAGAAAACTTGGTAAAGCTAGCGATAAAAGAAAAGCTATGCTTAGAGGTTTAGTAACTGACACACTTAGATATGAAAGAATAAACACTACTCTATTTCGTGCAAAAGAAGCAAGAAAAATAGTTGACAAAATGATTACGCTAGGAAAACGCGGCGACTTACATGCAAGAAGACAAGCTCTTTCGTACATTTACGACAAACGTGTCGTAGACAAATTATTTAATGAAATTGCACCTAAATATGAAAATAGAGACGGTGGATATACAAGAATTTATAAGCTTGGCGCTAGACGTGGTGACGGTGCCGAAACAGCAATTTTAGAGTTAGTAAGTGAATAATCAAATAAAAAAATAGTACAAAGGGACAGTTTAAATCACTGTTCCTTTAGCACTATAATATAGGAATTATAAATGTGTATAAATTGTGGATAAACTAAATATATATTTTTATAATACTTATAAGCAGGGTTATAATATGGAAAAAATGATTGAAATAAAAAATGTAAGTTATTCATATAAAGGTGCCGAAGGAGAAGCGAACGTTGAAGCTTTAAAAAATGTTTCTCTTTCTATTAATAAAGGGGAATTTGTAGGGATTATAGGACGTAACGGTTCTGGAAAATCCACATTGGCTAAGCTCCTCAATGGTATATTGATACCTCACGAGGGCGATATATTAATAAATGGGATGAATACCAAGGATGAAGATAAGATATGGGATATAAGGCAGTCCGCAGGGATGATATTTCAAAATCCCGACAATCAAATGGTAGCGACTATCGTTGAAGAAGACGTTGCTTTCGGACCTGAAAATCTTGGTATAGAACCTGCTGAGATACGAAATAGAGTGGAAGATGCTCTTTTAAGTGTAAGAATGAGTGATTTTAGAGACAAGAAACCTCATGAACTTTCAGGAGGTCAAAAACAGCGAATTGCCATAGCCGGAATTCTTGCAATGCAGCCTGAGTGTATAATACTAGATGAGCCTACGGCTATGTTAGACCCTAAGGGGCGAAGAGAAGTTATAAACACAGTAAAGAAACTTAATGAAAAAGGAACTACCATAATATTAATAACTCACTATATGGAAGAAGTGGTTTCTGCGGATAAAGTGTTTATTTTGGACAGGGGCGTTAAAGCTTTCGAAGGCACTCCTAGAGAAGTTTTTTCAAAGGGCGATATGCTTAAAGATTTAATGCTGGAGCCTCCTTAT
The DNA window shown above is from Anaerofustis stercorihominis DSM 17244 and carries:
- the rpsM gene encoding 30S ribosomal protein S13, with the protein product MARIAGVDLPKDKRVEIGLTYIYGIGQATSNKLLAEAGINPDTRIKDLSEEEVNKLRSLIDEKVTVEGDLRREVSLNIKRLMEIGTYRGLRHRRGLPVRGQKSKTNARTRKGPKKTVSRKSK
- the rpsK gene encoding 30S ribosomal protein S11: MAAKKVVRRGKKKVKKNIEKGQAHIRSTFNNTIVTLTDVAGNALAWSSAGELGFKGSRKSTPYAAQSAATEAAKRAMEHGLKTIDVFVKGPGSGREAAIRALQAAGLNVISIKDVTPIPHNGCRPPKRRRV
- the rpsD gene encoding 30S ribosomal protein S4; this translates as MARYTEASCRLCRRENEKLFLKGSRCYSDKCAFNRRPTAPGQHGSKGSKMSEYGVQLREKQKVKRIYGVLEKQFRLYFDKAERKPGAAGENLISLLESRLDNVVYRMGFASSRKEARQLVRHNHFLVDGKKVNIPSFSVKEGQVIKVKDDSRKSSKFKEIAEMNETKVPAAYTQVDMEKMEGKMIAAPTKADIEIPIEDHLIVELYSK
- a CDS encoding DNA-directed RNA polymerase subunit alpha, with amino-acid sequence MLEFQKPNIEIAEISADRTYGKFVVEPLERGYGTTIGNSLRRIMLSSLPGAAVTNVKIENVLHEFATIDGVAEDVLQIILNLKDLSVKLHSDGPVDVHIHSEGEGEVTAGDIICDSDVEIVNPDLHIASLMADAVLDMTITIDGGTGYVPSEKNKKEDMPIGTLPVDSIFTPVKKANFAVENTRVGNVTDYDKLTIEVWTDGTISPEEAVSLAAKVINDHLQLFIDMNANLPNASLMVEREENEKEKVLEMSIDELELSVRSSNCLKRTSINTVEELISRSEEDMSKVRNLGKKSLNEIKKKLAEIGLSFRQGDE
- the rplQ gene encoding 50S ribosomal protein L17 → MAGYRKLGKASDKRKAMLRGLVTDTLRYERINTTLFRAKEARKIVDKMITLGKRGDLHARRQALSYIYDKRVVDKLFNEIAPKYENRDGGYTRIYKLGARRGDGAETAILELVSE
- a CDS encoding energy-coupling factor transporter ATPase gives rise to the protein MEKMIEIKNVSYSYKGAEGEANVEALKNVSLSINKGEFVGIIGRNGSGKSTLAKLLNGILIPHEGDILINGMNTKDEDKIWDIRQSAGMIFQNPDNQMVATIVEEDVAFGPENLGIEPAEIRNRVEDALLSVRMSDFRDKKPHELSGGQKQRIAIAGILAMQPECIILDEPTAMLDPKGRREVINTVKKLNEKGTTIILITHYMEEVVSADKVFILDRGVKAFEGTPREVFSKGDMLKDLMLEPPYATKVAYELKKSGKIKNEKILTLDELVEEICQ